One Saprospiraceae bacterium genomic region harbors:
- a CDS encoding aminoacyl-tRNA hydrolase, with amino-acid sequence MKFLIAGLGNMDKEYLGTRHNIGFDVIDEIAGKLQVTFTTANYAHIAYASYKGRKIVLIKPTTYMNLSGKAIKFWLQKENVKIENLFVVLDDLNLPFGKIRIRPNGSDGGHNGLKDIQENLISSNYARLRVGIGNTFPKGRQVDFVLGKWNAEELKLLNQIKVLAAESCLSFCFAGIQNTMNMFNSRSITAE; translated from the coding sequence ATGAAATTTTTAATTGCCGGTCTTGGCAACATGGATAAAGAGTACCTGGGTACGCGCCATAACATAGGTTTTGATGTTATTGATGAAATTGCGGGAAAACTTCAGGTTACATTTACTACTGCCAATTATGCTCACATCGCTTATGCTTCCTATAAAGGCAGGAAAATCGTCCTGATCAAACCTACGACTTACATGAATTTAAGCGGTAAAGCAATTAAGTTCTGGTTGCAAAAAGAAAATGTCAAAATCGAGAATCTGTTTGTGGTCCTTGACGATCTCAATCTGCCTTTCGGGAAAATCAGGATACGGCCAAACGGATCAGATGGCGGACATAATGGCCTGAAAGATATTCAGGAAAATCTTATTTCCTCAAACTATGCCAGGCTCCGGGTTGGTATTGGGAATACATTCCCTAAAGGGAGGCAAGTAGATTTCGTTTTGGGAAAATGGAATGCAGAAGAATTAAAATTGCTGAATCAAATCAAGGTCCTGGCAGCTGAGTCTTGCCTTTCCTTTTGTTTTGCAGGCATTCAAAATACCATGAATATGTTCAATTCGAGAAGCATAACAGCTGAGTAA
- the rlmD gene encoding 23S rRNA (uracil(1939)-C(5))-methyltransferase RlmD: MARRNRENEFVKIHSIANNGFAVGRTREGMVVFVEGAVPGDEIEVAYFAKKKGNWFGKIHELLVPSKSRVSPHCRHFGVCGGCSWQNISYEEQLLQKEQWVKDAVMRIAKIREAVFEPILAANETEYYRNKLEFTFSEHRWKLGGETQAESDSNKAVGFHRPGHFQKVVDIHHCFHQGGKSNEIRNFIRSFSLEQNWEYYDIKTHHGFLRNLTVRSTSRHEIMCILSFGYADSIKINLLTKALVDKFPEIKSIYIAINNKYNDSLYDLDLELKFGDAFLTEVWDRVKFLIGPKSFFQTNPKQAQVLFNLIESYCDLKGGETIVDLYCGVGSIGIYLAHTAKKLIGLETVPSAVEDAQKNAAINQLQNCEFHTAVAETVELSNWILGKGDPDIVVVDPPRMGLHESVCLELNKLKVSKLIYVSCNPSTLARDLDRLSSVYQVIKIRAVDMFPHTNHVESVTLLSLRT; the protein is encoded by the coding sequence ATGGCGAGAAGAAACAGAGAAAATGAGTTTGTTAAAATTCACTCCATCGCCAACAACGGCTTTGCAGTTGGAAGAACACGCGAAGGAATGGTCGTATTTGTTGAAGGTGCGGTGCCCGGTGACGAAATTGAAGTGGCCTATTTTGCTAAGAAAAAAGGAAATTGGTTCGGTAAAATTCACGAATTACTCGTCCCCTCGAAATCCCGGGTTTCTCCACACTGTCGGCACTTTGGGGTTTGTGGAGGTTGCAGCTGGCAAAACATCAGTTACGAAGAACAATTGTTGCAAAAAGAACAATGGGTTAAAGATGCGGTTATGCGTATTGCGAAAATTCGCGAAGCGGTGTTTGAACCTATCCTGGCCGCCAACGAAACCGAATATTACAGAAATAAACTTGAATTTACTTTTTCTGAACATCGATGGAAATTGGGCGGAGAAACCCAAGCTGAATCCGATTCAAATAAAGCAGTAGGATTTCACAGACCAGGACATTTCCAGAAAGTAGTAGACATTCATCATTGCTTTCATCAGGGAGGGAAGTCGAATGAGATCCGGAATTTTATTCGCAGTTTCAGCCTTGAACAAAATTGGGAATATTACGATATTAAAACTCATCATGGATTTTTGAGAAATCTCACTGTTCGGAGCACAAGCCGCCATGAGATCATGTGCATCCTGAGTTTTGGATATGCCGATTCCATAAAAATCAATTTGCTTACAAAAGCTTTGGTTGATAAATTTCCGGAAATCAAAAGTATTTACATTGCCATCAATAACAAATACAACGATAGTTTATATGACCTGGATCTGGAATTAAAATTTGGCGATGCATTTTTAACTGAAGTCTGGGATCGCGTTAAATTTTTAATTGGGCCGAAGTCCTTCTTTCAAACAAACCCCAAACAAGCCCAGGTATTGTTTAATTTGATAGAATCTTATTGTGATTTGAAAGGTGGTGAAACGATCGTTGATCTCTATTGCGGAGTAGGAAGTATTGGAATTTATCTGGCCCATACTGCAAAGAAGCTCATTGGCCTGGAAACAGTGCCTTCGGCAGTGGAGGATGCGCAAAAAAACGCGGCAATCAATCAATTGCAGAATTGCGAGTTTCACACCGCAGTTGCGGAGACAGTTGAATTATCGAATTGGATACTCGGGAAGGGGGACCCCGATATTGTAGTAGTAGATCCACCAAGAATGGGCCTGCACGAAAGTGTGTGCTTAGAATTGAACAAACTTAAGGTTTCGAAATTGATCTATGTAAGTTGTAATCCATCTACCCTGGCCAGAGACCTCGACAGGCTTTCTTCAGTGTATCAGGTGATTAAGATCAGAGCGGTGGATATGTTTCCGCATACCAATCACGTCGAAAGTGTGACCTTATTATCTTTGCGAACATGA
- a CDS encoding tetratricopeptide repeat protein — MLPGNFFKVIVQGKFEFGNEKSYHKIIQLFEQKSEVLYKKELLFKTSEQLFVPENFSLTINRFIGTTSEKIWKNTISLLEYCAQFSVSGSLNAWMTDNGKIIQHVHIEPKGEKSSVMLYQEGKKLAEQTGKEMEAIQLLSDAIEKHNRHSQAYEIRGYVNYHLKNYEDALYDFRKSVNFDHMNASSHYGIGRTLMIKKDFASALENFDNAIKQSIALQPLHWAARRAKGNCHLELKEFEKAKFEFKLIVAKNFVESDPNFKHISKTWFNYGKTLFALGEVDAALDAFDKSLETNEQADLHITAEVFMHRGMARKAAGKADYILDLKKAAELGDASATLFLEQQA; from the coding sequence ATGCTACCAGGCAATTTTTTTAAAGTGATCGTTCAGGGTAAGTTTGAATTTGGGAATGAGAAATCTTACCATAAAATCATCCAATTGTTTGAACAAAAGTCTGAAGTTCTCTATAAAAAAGAGCTGCTTTTCAAGACAAGCGAACAATTGTTCGTACCTGAAAATTTTAGCCTGACCATCAATCGCTTTATTGGAACTACCTCCGAAAAGATTTGGAAAAACACCATTAGCCTCCTTGAATATTGTGCTCAGTTTTCTGTGTCCGGTAGCCTCAATGCATGGATGACAGACAATGGGAAAATAATTCAGCATGTCCATATTGAACCCAAAGGAGAAAAATCTTCGGTCATGCTTTATCAGGAAGGAAAAAAACTGGCGGAGCAGACAGGAAAAGAAATGGAAGCTATACAGCTTTTGTCGGATGCGATCGAAAAACACAACCGGCATTCTCAGGCTTATGAAATCCGAGGATATGTGAATTACCATTTGAAAAATTACGAAGATGCTTTATATGATTTCAGAAAGTCTGTAAACTTCGATCACATGAATGCTTCTTCTCATTATGGCATCGGGCGCACCCTGATGATCAAAAAGGACTTTGCTTCAGCGCTGGAAAATTTTGACAATGCTATAAAACAATCCATCGCTCTTCAGCCTCTTCACTGGGCTGCCAGAAGGGCTAAAGGAAATTGTCATCTGGAGCTTAAGGAATTTGAGAAAGCTAAATTTGAGTTTAAACTGATCGTTGCCAAAAATTTTGTTGAATCCGACCCCAATTTCAAACACATCTCCAAGACCTGGTTTAATTACGGCAAGACCCTGTTTGCACTCGGTGAGGTAGATGCTGCTCTCGATGCATTTGATAAAAGTCTTGAAACCAACGAACAAGCCGATCTTCATATTACCGCGGAAGTCTTTATGCACCGGGGTATGGCCAGAAAGGCCGCCGGAAAAGCAGATTATATCCTGGATCTTAAGAAAGCTGCCGAGCTTGGCGATGCATCCGCCACCTTATTTTTGGAACAACAAGCCTGA
- a CDS encoding SPASM domain-containing protein, translated as MITLWINTFIILIDIGTPNFVQTGFVNLALKLKILRKASIRRVWNLWSVLGSYWLSRVLRKPLHCGYPVSLSIEPTTACNLRCPQCPSGLRSFNRPTGHLQMHDFQSWLPKWLSHIWYLNFYFQGEPFLNEEVYRCIRLAHTAGVFTSTSTNGHYLTPMNCEETVLSGLDQLTVSVDGVTQDIYELYRVGGQLEKVKSGIQNLVTAKRQLKKNNPHIVFQFLVIRDNVHQMEAAKNLAKELHCDEIRFKTAQVYDFNSGSGFIPETEVYSRYKKNSDGSYAIDNKFSNHCWRMWSSPVITWDGRVVPCCFDKDANHVLGNLNDKTLAEIWKDKDYADFRNQVWKERSGIEICKNCTEGTKVWI; from the coding sequence ATGATAACTCTATGGATAAATACATTTATCATTCTTATTGACATTGGAACGCCTAACTTTGTGCAAACAGGGTTCGTGAACCTAGCATTGAAGTTGAAAATACTGAGAAAGGCCAGCATCAGGCGTGTGTGGAACCTTTGGAGTGTTCTGGGGTCTTATTGGCTTTCCAGAGTCCTCAGAAAACCGCTGCATTGCGGTTATCCGGTTTCTCTGTCGATAGAACCTACAACCGCATGCAATTTGAGGTGTCCGCAGTGTCCTTCCGGACTCCGGTCATTCAATAGGCCAACAGGACATCTTCAAATGCATGATTTTCAAAGTTGGTTGCCTAAATGGTTATCTCACATTTGGTATTTGAATTTTTATTTTCAGGGAGAACCGTTTTTAAATGAAGAAGTATATCGCTGTATTCGCCTGGCGCATACTGCAGGAGTTTTTACATCCACATCAACTAACGGTCATTATTTAACTCCTATGAATTGCGAAGAAACTGTGTTGTCGGGCTTGGACCAACTTACCGTTTCGGTGGATGGTGTAACTCAGGATATATATGAATTGTACAGAGTCGGAGGACAACTGGAAAAAGTTAAATCGGGCATACAAAATCTTGTGACCGCAAAGCGGCAATTGAAAAAGAATAATCCTCATATCGTATTTCAGTTTTTGGTAATTCGGGACAATGTGCACCAGATGGAAGCGGCAAAGAATTTGGCGAAGGAATTGCATTGTGATGAAATCCGATTCAAGACCGCGCAGGTTTATGATTTCAATTCGGGATCCGGTTTCATTCCGGAAACTGAGGTTTATTCCCGGTATAAAAAGAACAGCGATGGAAGTTATGCGATCGACAATAAGTTTTCCAACCATTGCTGGAGGATGTGGAGCTCTCCGGTAATTACCTGGGATGGTCGCGTTGTTCCTTGCTGTTTTGACAAAGACGCAAATCACGTTTTGGGAAATCTGAACGACAAAACACTGGCTGAAATATGGAAAGATAAAGACTATGCTGATTTTCGAAACCAGGTTTGGAAAGAAAGATCCGGGATTGAAATCTGTAAAAACTGCACCGAAGGGACTAAGGTTTGGATTTAA
- a CDS encoding toxin-antitoxin system YwqK family antitoxin has product MRLSLMKSQITYTILLTFLILGSCDNQTHIETKHPNGKLAESFHVRIHGKDSMRTGSYLRYDENGAVLEESNYLNGKLNGLRKLYINGILSSIETRVDDNYHGPFTAYHENGNIQLEANYVNDVMLGPVKVYYPEGGLKEIVNFENNAETGPFTEYHPNGKLKAEGSYQQSDGPVEHGELRIYDTSGILLKIMQCDMGKCTTTWKKDALLTN; this is encoded by the coding sequence ATGCGTTTAAGCTTAATGAAAAGCCAGATCACATACACTATTCTATTGACCTTTCTGATCCTCGGTTCCTGCGATAACCAAACGCACATAGAAACCAAACACCCCAATGGTAAACTTGCCGAGTCTTTCCATGTGCGGATTCACGGAAAAGACAGCATGAGAACCGGGTCTTATCTCCGTTATGATGAAAATGGAGCCGTACTCGAAGAATCCAATTATTTGAATGGAAAACTAAATGGTTTGCGCAAATTATATATAAATGGTATACTATCCAGTATCGAAACCCGGGTTGATGACAACTACCATGGGCCCTTTACAGCCTATCACGAAAACGGCAATATCCAATTGGAGGCGAATTATGTAAACGATGTCATGTTAGGACCCGTAAAAGTTTACTATCCCGAAGGTGGGTTAAAAGAAATCGTTAACTTTGAAAACAATGCAGAGACCGGACCTTTTACGGAATATCACCCAAATGGTAAACTGAAAGCAGAGGGATCTTATCAACAGTCGGACGGACCGGTTGAACATGGTGAATTACGGATATATGATACTTCAGGTATACTCCTGAAAATTATGCAATGTGATATGGGTAAATGTACAACTACATGGAAAAAAGATGCACTGCTTACAAATTGA
- a CDS encoding PD40 domain-containing protein yields the protein MLRIFYLPVFLFFLNGLYAQEVYSIKSISGKMRKKYEEAQHEYRSGHLSKAQTLFEKLSAQSPTFIDAFIQLGSVNYELKNYSKAEIAFENSIRLDSFYKIKVYYTLALVQYRLEKFLQAAGNMEVFLFHEKENKDLLVKARELYKNINFGKEAVKQMMNVEMKTIRAFCTNFSEYMPSIDAAGQRAYFTRRTPMGDEDIYVSVRLDTGWSQPQALTELNSPFNEGSPTVSADGNFMVFTSCDRRDGLGGCDLYYTQWDGMQWSAPRNLGEQINTPAYESQACLSNNGRTLHFVSNRKGTLGGHDLWVSHRKKDGSWSFPKNLGEPVNTTGDDVSPFVHPNGNTLYFASDAHTGMGGKDLYVSKLDSFNHWTPPVNLGFPINSIGDESSWIVLPDGKTAWMASDKEYVNQPELKPHLDLYEIELPVSLQITPASYVQIAVFDKQTNTPLQANIKIFNLSTQKKVMDQSTDSKGLIIFSLPTGSDYGIQVHRELYNFFSDQFLCAEYKSIYKPLLLKVGLAKTETSREIPFVLKNIFFETGSDVLLPESRFELDALAQFLIKNSQIRMRIEAHTDDVGTESDNQNLSQLRAQAVSNYLVSKSIAFNRLELKGLGESRPVADNATSEGRRLNRRIEFTIID from the coding sequence ATGCTTCGGATTTTTTATTTACCTGTTTTTTTATTTTTTTTAAATGGACTTTACGCACAGGAAGTCTATTCGATTAAATCTATTTCAGGCAAGATGCGCAAAAAATACGAAGAAGCGCAACACGAATACCGGAGTGGTCATCTGAGCAAAGCCCAAACTTTATTTGAAAAACTATCGGCTCAGTCTCCCACATTTATCGATGCTTTTATTCAGCTGGGTTCTGTAAATTATGAGTTAAAAAATTACTCAAAAGCTGAAATTGCTTTTGAGAATTCCATCAGACTTGATTCATTTTACAAAATTAAAGTCTATTATACCTTGGCTCTGGTCCAGTACCGTTTGGAAAAATTTTTACAAGCAGCCGGTAACATGGAAGTTTTCTTGTTTCATGAGAAGGAAAATAAAGACTTGCTGGTGAAAGCAAGGGAGCTTTATAAAAATATAAATTTTGGAAAGGAAGCCGTGAAACAAATGATGAATGTCGAAATGAAAACCATTCGCGCTTTTTGTACAAATTTTTCTGAATACATGCCCAGTATCGATGCAGCAGGTCAAAGAGCTTATTTCACCCGAAGAACGCCAATGGGCGATGAAGATATTTATGTCTCTGTCCGTTTAGATACAGGATGGTCCCAGCCACAAGCGCTCACCGAATTAAACAGTCCATTCAACGAAGGCTCGCCGACGGTATCGGCTGACGGTAATTTTATGGTATTTACCTCATGCGACAGGAGGGATGGTTTGGGAGGATGCGATTTATATTATACGCAGTGGGACGGCATGCAATGGAGTGCTCCGCGAAATTTGGGAGAACAAATCAATACTCCGGCCTATGAATCGCAAGCCTGCCTTTCCAACAATGGCAGAACCCTTCATTTTGTAAGTAACCGGAAAGGTACTTTGGGAGGTCACGATCTTTGGGTTTCACACAGAAAAAAAGATGGGAGTTGGAGTTTCCCCAAGAATCTGGGCGAACCCGTCAATACGACTGGTGATGATGTAAGCCCATTTGTACATCCCAATGGAAACACGTTGTATTTTGCATCCGATGCCCACACCGGTATGGGTGGAAAAGATTTGTATGTAAGTAAATTGGATTCGTTCAATCATTGGACCCCTCCCGTAAATCTTGGGTTCCCCATTAATTCTATTGGCGACGAATCTTCATGGATCGTATTGCCTGATGGCAAAACAGCGTGGATGGCCAGCGATAAGGAATATGTAAACCAACCAGAGTTGAAACCTCATCTCGATTTGTATGAAATTGAATTGCCCGTGTCGCTTCAGATTACTCCTGCGAGTTATGTTCAGATTGCCGTATTCGATAAGCAGACAAATACTCCTCTTCAGGCAAATATTAAGATTTTTAATCTCAGTACACAAAAAAAAGTCATGGATCAATCTACGGATTCCAAAGGCTTGATCATTTTTTCACTTCCCACTGGCTCCGATTATGGCATTCAGGTACATCGCGAACTTTATAACTTTTTTTCCGATCAGTTTCTTTGTGCAGAATACAAATCTATTTACAAGCCATTGCTCTTAAAAGTGGGTTTAGCAAAAACAGAAACATCCAGGGAAATCCCGTTTGTTCTTAAAAATATATTTTTTGAAACCGGCTCTGATGTTCTATTGCCGGAAAGCAGGTTCGAGCTCGATGCCCTGGCTCAATTTTTAATCAAGAATAGTCAAATCAGAATGCGAATTGAAGCCCATACAGATGATGTTGGAACAGAATCAGACAATCAAAATCTATCTCAACTCAGAGCACAGGCTGTTTCCAATTACTTGGTGTCAAAAAGCATCGCATTCAACCGCCTGGAATTAAAAGGGCTTGGCGAATCCCGGCCAGTTGCAGACAATGCAACATCAGAAGGAAGGAGGCTCAACAGAAGGATAGAATTTACAATTATTGATTGA
- a CDS encoding peptidylprolyl isomerase produces MGMITSIRKRLWVVTVLMALALLGFIVMDMTSGGSASLFNNPDTVGKAAGQDLSWREFQNTERVLYANSEVDYFGRKDYLWNQFVEKSLLDAEAKHTGTGVSEGEMQELQFGYNLSPIIQRNFRDPNTGEINREQLNVFKQGLEDESLDPRLKDFWLVQEKEVVKDRMYTKLNNIVSKSLYMPNFMIERNQYESNYRLDFAYGVIPYNAINEEDIKIEESDYEAMKKEKEAAISTEEETRTVKIAILEIIPSQEDSNLLKESLAAKIEGFKSADNDSSFVVSNLGTWDEAYKSAFELNPGIQDTLFKIPVGEVYGPYIENGEYRISKVLDRKPIADSVKASHILIRVQTREQYIAAVNLLDSLSNLVKNGSASFDSLAMKFSQDPGSAVKGGDLGFATKGKMVKPFNDAIFYQMKKGDLKLVLSQFGLHLIQLEEAAFNSNNIEVHLATIAETILPGEQVANSLYDYAQTIIQENRSLAALEETLKKEDKYKLEVAGNLFENSYQIASIGAFSSNTARDIVRWAFSKSTKVGDVSPEVYSIQEEQKKYTNKYVIASLSEIVPKGIASIEPFRTQFKNEILKRKRFEMIKNKIGNVTDLTFALGEYTLNAVDTATNVSPYSGYITNYGEESRVISSLTKLEEGQTSQPLMGEKGVFVCKVLKKQVPAPIANLDVFRTFYVHPAKNVAMNYIMPSLKKHYTVKDMRSKFF; encoded by the coding sequence ATGGGAATGATAACTAGTATACGGAAGCGTTTATGGGTGGTCACTGTGCTTATGGCCTTGGCTTTGCTTGGATTTATTGTCATGGATATGACCTCCGGAGGTTCGGCTTCGCTGTTTAATAATCCGGACACGGTCGGTAAAGCAGCCGGGCAGGATCTGAGTTGGAGAGAGTTCCAAAATACAGAGCGCGTGTTGTATGCCAATTCTGAAGTGGATTATTTCGGTCGCAAAGATTATCTCTGGAATCAATTCGTGGAAAAGAGCCTTTTGGATGCCGAAGCAAAACATACGGGCACCGGTGTCAGCGAGGGAGAAATGCAGGAACTGCAGTTCGGTTACAATTTATCTCCTATCATTCAAAGAAATTTCAGGGATCCGAATACCGGCGAAATCAATCGCGAACAACTCAATGTATTCAAGCAAGGCCTTGAAGACGAGAGCCTCGACCCACGTTTAAAAGATTTTTGGCTTGTTCAGGAAAAAGAAGTCGTCAAAGACCGCATGTATACCAAACTCAACAACATTGTTTCAAAGTCGCTGTATATGCCAAACTTCATGATCGAACGCAATCAATACGAAAGCAATTACCGACTGGATTTTGCCTATGGAGTCATTCCTTACAATGCAATCAACGAGGAAGACATTAAAATAGAGGAAAGCGACTACGAAGCGATGAAAAAAGAAAAAGAAGCAGCTATAAGCACCGAAGAAGAAACCAGAACTGTAAAAATTGCGATATTGGAGATCATTCCATCACAGGAGGATTCCAATCTGCTCAAAGAATCGTTGGCAGCTAAAATTGAAGGATTTAAATCAGCCGATAACGATTCCAGTTTTGTGGTAAGTAATTTGGGTACCTGGGATGAAGCTTATAAATCCGCCTTCGAACTGAATCCGGGAATTCAGGATACACTTTTCAAAATTCCCGTTGGAGAAGTCTATGGCCCTTACATCGAAAACGGTGAATACAGGATTTCTAAAGTACTCGATCGCAAACCCATTGCCGACTCTGTAAAAGCAAGTCATATATTGATCCGGGTCCAAACCAGAGAGCAGTACATTGCCGCTGTTAACTTACTGGATAGTCTCTCAAACCTGGTCAAAAACGGATCGGCCAGTTTTGACTCTCTTGCCATGAAATTTAGTCAGGATCCTGGTTCCGCCGTTAAAGGTGGTGATCTCGGTTTTGCAACGAAAGGGAAAATGGTCAAACCATTCAACGATGCGATTTTTTACCAAATGAAAAAAGGAGATCTCAAATTGGTTCTTTCTCAATTTGGTTTACACCTGATTCAATTGGAAGAAGCTGCATTCAACAGTAATAACATCGAAGTACACCTTGCAACTATAGCTGAAACTATTTTGCCAGGAGAACAGGTTGCCAACAGCTTATACGATTATGCTCAAACTATAATCCAGGAAAACCGCAGTTTAGCAGCTTTGGAAGAAACCTTGAAAAAGGAAGATAAATACAAACTCGAAGTTGCCGGTAACCTCTTTGAAAACTCCTATCAGATTGCTTCTATCGGAGCATTTTCAAGCAATACAGCAAGAGACATCGTCAGATGGGCTTTTTCAAAATCAACCAAAGTTGGAGATGTCAGTCCTGAAGTTTACAGCATACAGGAAGAACAAAAAAAATACACAAACAAATATGTAATCGCCAGTTTGTCTGAAATCGTTCCGAAAGGAATTGCTTCAATTGAACCGTTCAGAACGCAGTTCAAAAATGAAATACTGAAAAGGAAGCGTTTTGAAATGATCAAAAATAAAATTGGAAACGTCACCGATCTGACTTTTGCACTTGGGGAGTATACCTTAAATGCAGTTGATACCGCTACCAATGTTTCTCCATATAGTGGTTATATTACCAATTATGGAGAGGAATCCAGAGTCATATCCAGCCTTACAAAACTTGAAGAAGGGCAAACGTCGCAGCCACTGATGGGAGAAAAGGGAGTTTTTGTTTGCAAGGTGTTGAAGAAGCAGGTTCCGGCTCCTATTGCCAACCTGGATGTATTCAGAACCTTCTATGTGCATCCCGCTAAAAATGTAGCCATGAATTATATCATGCCATCTCTTAAAAAACATTACACGGTGAAGGATATGAGAAGCAAGTTTTTTTAA
- a CDS encoding IS110 family transposase: MESGMLKGIYIPDIEQQADRQLLRMSEKVGCEIRDNKRRIKGLLHHIGVKIPTEFSKGNWSVKYVRWLEGLELQHKSFELTVKRSIQTIAGLHEQQRLIFKDITEMTKKERYVRLVPLVKSGPGVGRLTAVTLAVEIGDMNRFANFDSLNSYIGLCPNEFSSGEKEKKGRVI, from the coding sequence TTGGAAAGCGGAATGTTAAAGGGAATATACATTCCAGATATAGAGCAACAAGCAGATAGGCAGCTGTTGCGAATGAGTGAGAAAGTGGGTTGTGAAATCAGGGATAATAAGAGACGAATTAAGGGACTGTTACATCATATTGGGGTAAAAATTCCAACAGAATTTAGTAAAGGGAATTGGAGTGTTAAGTACGTAAGATGGTTAGAAGGCTTGGAATTGCAACATAAGTCCTTTGAATTAACAGTGAAGCGATCAATACAGACCATAGCCGGCTTACATGAACAGCAGAGATTGATATTTAAGGATATAACAGAGATGACGAAGAAAGAAAGATATGTAAGATTAGTCCCATTAGTAAAAAGCGGCCCTGGGGTTGGGCGACTTACGGCAGTAACTCTTGCTGTAGAAATAGGAGATATGAATCGGTTTGCAAACTTTGATAGCCTAAACAGTTATATAGGATTGTGTCCAAATGAATTCAGCAGTGGGGAAAAGGAAAAGAAGGGAAGAGTCATATAG
- the rfbA gene encoding glucose-1-phosphate thymidylyltransferase RfbA — MKGIILAGGHGTRLYPLTLAMSKQLMPVYDKPMIYYPLSTLMLAGIKDILIISTPADLPKFKELLKDGDQFGIRLSYKEQLVPNGLAQAFVLGKEFIGGDPVCLILGDNIFYGSKFPELLRSKASPDGAVIFAYPVADPERYGVVEFDADNRVLSLEEKPKNPKSNFAVPGIYFYDHSVVEIAENLKPSSRGEYEITDVNKEYLNRGKLTVGVMGRGIAWLDTGTHESLMQASQFIQVIEQRQGLKIGCPEEVAFLMGYIDKEKLKEQAVLLGKSPYGEYLARLIASY, encoded by the coding sequence ATGAAAGGAATCATATTAGCTGGAGGTCATGGTACAAGATTGTATCCTCTTACACTGGCTATGAGTAAACAGTTGATGCCAGTCTACGACAAGCCTATGATTTATTATCCTCTTTCAACTTTAATGTTGGCGGGGATAAAAGATATTCTCATCATTTCAACTCCGGCTGATCTTCCTAAATTTAAAGAATTGCTCAAAGACGGCGACCAGTTTGGAATCCGCTTATCCTATAAAGAACAGTTGGTCCCTAACGGTCTGGCTCAGGCTTTTGTATTGGGGAAAGAATTTATCGGCGGAGATCCTGTTTGTTTGATTCTTGGAGATAATATTTTCTATGGGAGTAAATTTCCAGAATTGCTTCGAAGCAAAGCATCACCAGATGGGGCTGTCATTTTTGCTTATCCGGTAGCAGATCCTGAACGTTATGGCGTTGTTGAATTTGATGCAGACAATCGCGTGCTTTCGCTTGAAGAAAAGCCCAAAAATCCAAAATCAAACTTTGCTGTACCCGGTATTTATTTTTACGATCACTCCGTCGTCGAAATAGCTGAAAATTTAAAACCCTCCTCCAGGGGTGAATATGAAATTACCGATGTCAATAAAGAATATTTAAATCGGGGAAAATTAACGGTAGGCGTCATGGGACGTGGTATCGCCTGGTTGGATACAGGTACTCACGAGTCATTAATGCAGGCCTCTCAATTCATTCAGGTTATTGAGCAAAGGCAGGGTCTGAAGATAGGTTGCCCCGAAGAGGTGGCCTTTTTGATGGGCTATATAGATAAAGAAAAACTAAAAGAACAAGCTGTTCTGTTGGGGAAAAGCCCCTATGGTGAATACCTGGCCAGATTGATCGCATCCTATTAA